In the Telopea speciosissima isolate NSW1024214 ecotype Mountain lineage chromosome 2, Tspe_v1, whole genome shotgun sequence genome, one interval contains:
- the LOC122649504 gene encoding transcription factor HY5, which yields MQEQATSSLAASSLPSSSEKSSSSAFHLGVIEEMESDDEIRRVPEMVSEGAGPSISGRGASSVGGGGGGYQDKAQASAAEVAQRKRGRSPADKENKRLKRLLRNRVSAQQARERKKAYLTDLEERVKGLEKKNSELEERLSTLQNENQMLRHILKNTTVGRRAGNSSTVDASG from the exons ATGCAAGAGCAGGCGACGAGTTCGCTCGCGGCGAGTTCGCTGCCGTCGAGTAGCGAGAAATCTTCGAGCTCTGCTTTCCATCTCGGAGTCATAGAAG AGATGGAGAGCGACGACGAGATAAGGAGAGTGCCAGAAATGGTCAGCGAAGGGGCTGGTCCGTCCATCTCAGGCAGGGGCGCTAGTTCagtgggaggaggaggaggagggtatCAGGACAAGGCTCAGGCTTCAGCAGCAGAAGTGGCTCAGcggaagagagggagaagccCTGCTGACAAAGAGAACAAGAGATTAAAAAG GTTGCTGAGGAACAGGGTTTCAGCACAACAGGCcagggagaggaagaaggcatacttgactGACTTGGAGGAGAGGGTGAAGGGATTGGAGAAAAAGAACTCTGAGCTGGAAGAGAGGCTCTCCACGTTGCAAAATGAGAACCAGATGCTCAGACAT ATACTGAAGAACACAACCGTGGGCAGGAGAGCAGGAAATAGTAGCACTGTTGATGCGTctggataa
- the LOC122649505 gene encoding uncharacterized protein LOC122649505 has product MDTHDRQRRGFFGAYRSGAPESVAAAAKASKPLSRNWVLRKSKTHHEKEKAGHGDTAVAVKLEESRKSVSHVETNLSSVTSFLQVKVLATDMPGYMQVHAFRCARRTYDSLEKFSTKHMAYNIKKEFDRVYGPAWHCIVGSSFGSFVTHSTGCFLYFSMEKIFVLVFKTKVQKAQ; this is encoded by the exons ATGGATACCCATGATAGGCAAAGAAGAGGCTTCTTTGGTGCTTACCGTTCCGGCGCACCGGAATCAGTTGCAGCAGCAGCCAAGGCAAGCAAACCTTTGTCAAGAAATTGGGTTCTGAGGAAATCAAAGACTCATCATGAGAAGGAAAAAGCAGGACATGGCGATACAGCGGTCGCGGTGAAATTGGAGGAGTCAAGGAAATCAGTATCACATGTTGAAACAAACCTATCATCAGTGACTTCATTCCTTCAAGTCAAAGTTCTGGCTACAGACATGCCAGGATACATGCAGGTTCATGCCTTCAGGTGTGCAAGAAGAACCTATGAcagtttagagaagtttagtaCTAAACATATGGCTTACAACATCAAGAAG GAGTTTGATAGAGTATATGGGCCTGCCTGGCATTGCATTGTGGGTTCAAGTTTTGGATCCTTCGTGACACATTCGACAGgttgtttcctttatttttcaatggaaaaaatatttgttttggTGTTTAAGACAAAGGTTCAGAAAGCACAGTGA